A window from Verrucomicrobiota bacterium encodes these proteins:
- a CDS encoding pyridoxal phosphate-dependent aminotransferase — DEVATPTLTFAASCNPLLYEKARPVFIDSERETWNLDPNLIEDYLKDRARLNRLPKAVTVVHLFGQSARLQEVLDVCQRYEIPVLEDAAESLGARYHGKHPGTLGEVGAFSFNGNKIITGTSGGMLVAAHEDWIQKVRHWSTQARDPDPLGVNNYCHSECGYNYRMSNVIAGIVRGQLHVLDERVRQRRAVFDHYQGELEKVPGITPQPESQARLDSPSAETSRHTRWLSCFLVDEKEFGMTASDLIRFLDAANIEARPVWKPMHTQTLYQRLGSEVWGGAVAQDLHTRGICLPSSSSLSRTDQDRVIAAIREASSLR; from the coding sequence GACGAGGTGGCCACACCCACCCTCACGTTTGCCGCAAGTTGCAACCCACTTCTCTACGAAAAAGCCCGGCCCGTCTTCATCGACAGCGAGCGGGAAACCTGGAATCTCGATCCGAATCTCATCGAGGACTATCTCAAGGACCGAGCCCGCCTGAATCGCCTGCCCAAAGCCGTCACCGTGGTCCATCTCTTCGGCCAAAGCGCCCGCCTCCAGGAAGTCCTTGATGTGTGCCAGCGGTATGAGATCCCCGTCTTGGAGGATGCGGCTGAATCCCTCGGCGCCCGCTATCACGGAAAGCACCCGGGCACCTTGGGTGAGGTCGGCGCGTTCTCGTTCAACGGCAATAAGATTATCACGGGGACTTCCGGCGGGATGCTGGTTGCGGCCCATGAGGATTGGATCCAGAAAGTCCGGCACTGGAGCACCCAGGCCAGGGATCCTGACCCCCTGGGCGTTAACAATTATTGCCACAGCGAGTGTGGTTACAACTACCGCATGAGCAACGTCATCGCGGGCATCGTGCGGGGACAACTCCACGTGCTCGACGAACGGGTTCGGCAACGCCGGGCGGTGTTCGATCATTACCAGGGGGAACTCGAAAAGGTCCCCGGCATCACCCCCCAACCTGAATCTCAGGCCCGGCTCGATTCCCCATCCGCCGAAACCAGCCGCCACACTCGATGGCTCTCGTGCTTCCTCGTCGATGAAAAGGAATTTGGCATGACCGCATCCGATCTGATTCGTTTTCTCGATGCCGCCAATATCGAAGCCCGCCCGGTCTGGAAGCCCATGCACACCCAGACGCTCTATCAACGCCTTGGCAGCGAGGTTTGGGGCGGCGCCGTGGCCCAAGACCTTCATACCCGTGGCATCTGCCTTCCGAGTTCGAGTTCTCTCTCGAGAACGGATCAGGATCGCGTCATCGCCGCGATCCGTGAAGCGTCGAGCCTCCGATGA
- a CDS encoding HAD family hydrolase, whose product MVRAVIFDLDDTLYPEHSFVLSGFAAVERWLEAQGRSGPFAKVAAELMATGLRGTIFDATLHRLGWELDPAMIQKMVRVYRGHVPAIRLFDDAEWILTRLRPDFRLGLVTDGFAEAQRSKIAALDLERRTDLCVMTDLLGQGSWKPSPAGFLRCMEALGVRGAECVYVGDNPAKDFVAPNQLGWLSVQVHRPDGVHAGAKAPPGGEAAEHIRSLRELEGVLSR is encoded by the coding sequence GGAGCACAGTTTCGTCTTAAGTGGCTTTGCGGCGGTGGAACGATGGCTGGAGGCGCAAGGCCGCTCTGGCCCCTTCGCAAAAGTGGCGGCCGAGCTCATGGCGACCGGATTGAGAGGCACGATCTTCGACGCCACGCTGCACCGGCTCGGTTGGGAGTTGGATCCGGCGATGATCCAGAAAATGGTTCGCGTCTATCGGGGTCACGTCCCTGCCATTCGATTGTTCGACGACGCGGAATGGATTCTGACCCGCCTTCGCCCCGATTTCCGCCTTGGTCTGGTCACCGATGGATTCGCCGAGGCGCAGCGGTCCAAGATCGCCGCCTTGGATTTGGAACGAAGGACCGACCTTTGCGTGATGACGGATCTGCTCGGCCAGGGAAGTTGGAAGCCCAGTCCTGCGGGATTCTTGAGATGCATGGAAGCCTTGGGGGTCCGGGGGGCGGAGTGTGTTTATGTTGGGGACAATCCTGCGAAGGATTTTGTGGCACCCAATCAATTGGGCTGGCTGAGTGTCCAAGTGCATCGTCCGGACGGCGTTCATGCGGGAGCGAAGGCTCCGCCGGGCGGGGAGGCTGCAGAGCACATTCGATCCTTGCGCGAGCTCGAAGGTGTTCTCTCGCGGTGA